GATTTTGGTGAGGGGAGTGTGCCGCTGACGGTATAATAAATACCACCAGCGACGGGCTGGACCGCTTGTGAAAGATTTATTCGGCGCTGCTTGCGACGAAGGGAAAATCGATTGTACCGCTAATGGCGGCAGGAATCGGCGGCTGGGTAATGCTGCTTATGTGGGTAAAGTAGGGGTGGAAACCGTATACCATTAAGCCAATAGTGTCGCCGGCTGCCACTGGCTCAGAAACCCCAATCATTTCTTGTGCCACTAGGCCGCTGCCGCGAATGGGCAATACTTGATCGTTAATTAAGAAAGCATCGCCGCCGGCGGCAGGTATTTTTCCCAAACCGATATACAAAAGATTGCCGTCACCATTGCCACCGCTGATATTTAGCATGGCGAGTGGAATGCCCGCCAATACGCCGTCATTAGCCATTGTTTGCAGAGGAATAAATTTACCCTTGGCAACTAATTGGCTGATTAGCTCGCTGGGCAGCAAGTTCACGATGTCATCAAGATAATTTATCAGCGACGTGGGATCGGCACTGGCTGTTAAGACAGCAATTAAGGTGCTGGTGGCTTCTAGTGGTAGTGAGGTCACTGTAGCGAGTACGGTTTGCAGTGGCAGGGCCGTTAGCAGATCGATGACGTTACTGAGGCCGCCTGGAATAATCTGTGTGTCAGCGACGTTGTTAAGTGAGCCGCCACGTTTGACTTCGTTGCTTGTTGTGCCGGATTCCTGACCGGAAAGACTAAAGCATACGTCTGGTATTGTGGCGGTGCTGTTACCTCCCTGAAGTTTGTCGGCTAAAAAGTTCAGTGCTAAATCGGTGGTGGGATAGGTTTTATCATCGCAATACAGGGTGGTTTCGGTATCAAATAAAATCTGCCGACCAGCAGTTTGCAGTAGCGGTAAAATATGGCCATCACGCTGAACAAATAGATGCGCTTCGCGGCCCTGTCCCTTCCAGCATTCATAGTTCACTACGGCGTCGTTAATATTAAAGAGTACGTCGTTGCTGCCCTGAATAAATAGTGCGTCGGCGGTTGATAAGGTTCTGCCGTCGCTGCGCTCGCCTTCACAAAACGACAGTGGGCTGTGCCCAGCTAAGCGGGTTATGGTTTCTGGGGCTATTTCTCCCGTCGTGGTGGCGCCGATAACGGCC
This portion of the Zhongshania sp. R06B22 genome encodes:
- a CDS encoding alpha/beta hydrolase — encoded protein: MLPYSRYVTQLVIFLLVAMLSACGGSSSSSSRSNTGDNSGGDNTGQAESKNHFDQILTGFDDESVAFTVYIPENPQGKQVPLILHSHGFGLSRAKNLEDPNIFEAVITNDISGEVARRAWLERGFYVISFDQRGFGETSGNITVMDPDIDCRNVSQIIDWAEENLVNLSSEGSDPLIGSIGLSYGGGFQTVCSSVDKRFDAIVPLAAWSDLPYSLYANNTPKNIWLDILTVASMGKLEPYLFEAVIGATTTGEIAPETITRLAGHSPLSFCEGERSDGRTLSTADALFIQGSNDVLFNINDAVVNYECWKGQGREAHLFVQRDGHILPLLQTAGRQILFDTETTLYCDDKTYPTTDLALNFLADKLQGGNSTATIPDVCFSLSGQESGTTSNEVKRGGSLNNVADTQIIPGGLSNVIDLLTALPLQTVLATVTSLPLEATSTLIAVLTASADPTSLINYLDDIVNLLPSELISQLVAKGKFIPLQTMANDGVLAGIPLAMLNISGGNGDGNLLYIGLGKIPAAGGDAFLINDQVLPIRGSGLVAQEMIGVSEPVAAGDTIGLMVYGFHPYFTHISSITQPPIPAAISGTIDFPFVASSAE